A single region of the Apodemus sylvaticus chromosome 7, mApoSyl1.1, whole genome shotgun sequence genome encodes:
- the Hexa gene encoding beta-hexosaminidase subunit alpha: MAGCRLWVSLLLAAALACLATALWPWPQYIQTYHRRYTLYPNNFQFRYHASSAAQAGCVVLDEAFRRYRNLLFGSGSWPRPSFSKKQQTLGKNILVVSVVTAECNEFPNLESVENYTLTINDDQCLLASETVWGALRGLETFSQLVWKSAEGTFFINKTKIKDFPRFPHRGVLLDTSRHFLPLSSILDTLDVMAYNKFNVFHWHLVDDSSFPYESFTFPELTRKGSFNPVTHIYTAQDVKEVIEYARLRGIRVLAEFDTPGHTLSWGPGVPGLLTPCYSGAHLSGTFGPVNPSLNSTYDFMSTLFLEISSVFPDFYLHLGGDEVDFTCWKSNPNIQAFMKKKGFTDFKQLESFYIQTLLDIVSDYDKGYVVWQEVFDNKVKVRPDTIIQVWREEMPVEYMKEMEEITKAGFRALLSAPWYLNRVKYGPDWKDMYKVEPLAFQGTPAQKALVIGGEACMWGEYVDSTNLVPRLWPRAGAIAERLWSSNLTTNMDFAFKRLSHFRCELVRRGVQAQPISVGYCEQEFEQT; this comes from the exons ATGGCCGGCTGCAGGCTCTGGGTTTCGCTGCTGCTGGCGGCGGCGTTGGCTTGCTTGGCCACggcgctgtggccctggccccAGTACATCCAAACCTACCACCGGCGCTACACCCTGTACCCCAACAACTTCCAGTTCCGGTACCATGCCAGTTCGGCCGCGCAGGCGGGCTGCGTCGTCCTCGACGAGGCCTTTCGACGCTACCGTAACCTGCTCTTCGGTTCCGGCTCTTGGCCCCGACCCAGCTTCTCAA AAAAACAGCAAACGTTGGGGAAGAACATTCTGGTGGTCTCCGTCGTCACAGCTGAATGTAATGAGTTTCCTAATTTGGAGTCAGTAGAAAATT ACACCCTAACCATTAATGATGACCAGTGTTTACTTGCCTCTGAGACAGTCTGGGGCGCTCTCCGAG GTCTGGAGACTTTCAGTCAGCTTGTTTGGAAATCAGCCGAGGGCACG TTCTTTATCAACAAGACAAAGATTAAAGACTTTCCTCGATTCCCTCACCGGGGCGTACTGCTGGACACGTCTCGCCATTTCCTGCCGTTGTCTAGCATCCTGGACACACTG GATGTCATGGCATACAATAAATTCAACGTGTTCCACTGGCACTTGGTGGACGACTCTTCCTTCCCATATGAGAGCTTCACCTTCCCAGAGCTCACCAGAAAG GGGTCTTTCAACCCTGTCACCCATATCTACACAGCACAGGATGTGAAGGAGGTCATTGAATATGCAAGGCTTCGGGGTATCCGTGTGCTGGCAGAATTTGACACTCCTGGCCACACTTTGTCCTGGGGGCCAG GTGTCCCTGGGTTATTAACACCTTGCTACTCTGGGGCTCATCTCTCTGGCACTTTTGGACCTGTGAACCCCAGTCTCAACAGCACCTACGACTTCATGAGCACACTCTTCCTGGAGATCAGCTCTGTCTTCCCAGACTTTTATCTTCACCTAGGAGGAGATGAAGTTGACTTCACCTGCTG GAAGTCCAACCCCAACATCCAGGCCTTCATGAAGAAAAAGGGCTTTACTGACTTCAAGCAGCTGGAGTCCTTCTACATCCAGAC gcTGCTGGACATCGTCTCTGATTATGACAAGGGCTATGTGGTGTGGCAGGAGGTATTTGATAATAAAGTGAAG GTTCGCCCAGACACAATCATACAGGTGTGGCGGGAGGAGATGCCAGTAGAGTACatgaaggagatggaagagatcACCAAGGCTGGCTTCCGGGCCCTGCTGTCTGCTCCCTGGTACCTGAACCGTGTAAAGTACGGCCCTGATTGGAAGGACATGTACAAAGTGGAGCCCTTGGCATTTCAAG GTACGCCTGCACAGAAGGCTTTGGTCATTGGAGGGGAAGCCTGTATGTGGGGAGAGTATGTGGACAGCACAAACCTTGTCCCCAGGCTCTG GCCCAGAGCTGGTGCCATTGCCGAGAGACTGTGGAGCAGTAACCTGACAACTAATATGGACTTTGCCTTTAAACGTTTGTCGCATTTCCGCTGTGAGCTGGTGAG GAGAGGAGTCCAGGCCCAGCCCATCAGTGTAGGCTACTGTGAGCAGGAGTTTGAGCAGACTTGA